The following are encoded together in the Juglans microcarpa x Juglans regia isolate MS1-56 chromosome 2D, Jm3101_v1.0, whole genome shotgun sequence genome:
- the LOC121248716 gene encoding probable pectinesterase 8, with amino-acid sequence MSLHCNFLTFLIVIFAVMASTHLISPKPSFLKSFVHFSLDFFSSPFTISVLIPYSLGRHHHHHHQHKKHRNESKVESICDDFPPDFPPPETNTSLYICVDRNGCCNFTSVQAAVDAAPNSTLKRTIIWINNGVYFEKVNVPRTKPNITFQGQGYTSTAIAFNDTANSSHGTFFSGSVQVFSTNFIAKNISFMNVAPIPSPGDVGAQAVAIRVAGDQAAFWGCGFFGAQDTLHDDRGRHYFKDCYIQGSIDFIFGDGRSLYENCQLVSMAKPVPPGFRYVNGAVTAHGRAIPDDNTGFVFVNCSVGGSGRVWLGRAWRPFSRVIFAYTTMSEIIAPEGWNDFNDPARDQTIFYGEYDCSGPGANRSMRAPYVQILNDTLASPFLNMSYIEGDQWLQPYNL; translated from the exons ATGAGTCTCCATTGCAATTTTCTGACTTTTCTAATTGTCATTTTTGCTGTTATGGCATCCACGCATTTAATAAGTCCAAAGCCATCATTCCTCAAAAGTTTCGTTCATTTTAGTCTCGACTTCTTCTCGTCTCCTTTTACAATATCAGTGCTCATCCCCTACAGTTTAGGAcggcatcatcatcatcatcaccaacaCAAAAAACACCGTAATGAGAGCAAAGTAGAATCTATTTGCGATGATTTTCCACCTGACTTTCCCCCTCCGGAGACCAACACAAGCTTGTATATTTGTGTTGATCGAAATGGGTGTTGTAATTTTACGTCGGTGCAAGCAGCTGTTGATGCAGCTCCGAATTCAACCCTGAAAAGGACCATAATATGGATCAACAATGGCGTTTACTT TGAGAAAGTCAATGTTCCAAGAACCAAACCGAACATAACGTTTCAAGGACAAGGCTATACATCAACTGCAATTGCATTCAATGACACAGCCAATTCTTCACATGGCACATTTTTTAGCGGCTCCGTTCAAGTTTTCTCCACTAACTTCATTGCCAAGAACATAAGTTTCATG AATGTAGCTCCTATTCCTAGCCCTGGTGATGTTGGAGCCCAAGCAGTAGCAATCAGAGTAGCTGGAGATCAAGCTGCGTTCTGGGGTTGTGGATTCTTCGGAGCCCAAGATACCCTTCATGATGATAGGGGCCGGCATTACTTCAAGGATTGTTATATCCAAGGTTCCATTGATTTCATCTTCGGCGATGGAAGGTCACTGTATGAG AATTGCCAGCTGGTTTCGATGGCAAAACCAGTACCCCCAGGATTCAGATACGTAAATGGAGCTGTCACAGCTCATGGCAGAGCTATCCCGGACGATAACACTGGCTTTGTGTTCGTCAACTGCAGCGTGGGAGGGTCTGGAAGAGTATGGCTAGGCCGGGCATGGAGGCCATTTTCTCGTGTCATCTTTGCCTACACAACAATGTCTGAAATCATTGCTCCAGAGGGCTGGAACGATTTCAACGACCCTGCGAGAGATCA GACTATATTCTACGGAGAATACGATTGCTCAGGTCCTGGAGCTAATAGGAGCATGAGGGCTCCTTATGTTCAGATACTTAATGACACACTGGCCTCTCCTTTCCTTAACATGTCATATATCGAAGGGGATCAGTGGCTACAACCTTATAATTTatag